One segment of Schistocerca nitens isolate TAMUIC-IGC-003100 chromosome 3, iqSchNite1.1, whole genome shotgun sequence DNA contains the following:
- the LOC126248584 gene encoding uncharacterized protein LOC126248584, whose product MPKLSHGARSAASCVVIGCVLYRTKMAASGTDVQSKLALLALLVLNDAEIHATERRRKKEWTKNWIKRRNAGKGVLSMLHKELRIEDRTSFANFIRMDVLVFEELLRMVSPLIQKKDTVMRQAITARKGLAVTLRFLATGNTYKDLAYSTRIANNTLSRMIPETLTAIASVLGDNAIQCPRDPA is encoded by the exons atgccgaagctctcccacggtgcaagatcggctgctagttgtgttgtgatcggctgcgtgttgtatcgaacgaagatggctgcttcaggtacagatgttcagagcaaactggcatTATTAGCtcttttggtgctaaacgatgcagaaatacATGCtactgagagaagaagaaagaaagaatggacgaaaaactggattaagaggagaaacgctgggaaaggtgtgctctccatgcttcataaagagttgag gatagaagatcgcacatcctttgcaaattttattcgaatggatgtattggtatttgaaGAACTGCTTCGAATGGTTTCGCCTTTGATTCAGAAGAAAGACACTGTGATGCGTCAGGCAATTACGGCGCGGAAAGG GCTTGCTGTCACACTGCGTTTCCTAGCGACCGGAAACACTTACAAAGATTTGGCCTATTCTACACGAATAGCGAACAACACGCTCTCCCGTATGATACCAGAGACTTTGACGGCCATAGCAAGCGTGTTAGGAGATAATGCGATACAG TGTCCACGTGATCCTGCCTAG
- the LOC126249370 gene encoding uncharacterized protein LOC126249370, translating into MNDIYKPCLWYYEKLMFLADHCLPGKSTAIGLTQHSMTEDNESEETCSICSQSVDIQPSPHQNIEGCYSLDVDVLNDVCIGEQCEEEEIKSNEIRMQLIRDLVNVTTETKLKDLQIQMQISS; encoded by the exons ATGAACGAC ATATACAAACCATGTTTATGGTATTACGAGAAGTTAATGTTTTTGGCAGATCATTGCTTGCCAGGAAAGAGCACAGCCATAGGCCTGACTCAACATTCCATGACTGAGGacaatgaaagtgaagag ACATGCAGTATCTGTTCTCAAAGTGTGGATATACAACCATCACCACATCAAAACATCGAAGGCTGTTATAGTCTTGATGTGGATGTGCTGAACGATGTATGCATTGGGGAACAATGTGAAGAagaa GAAATCAAGAGCAATGAAATCAGAATGCAGTTAATAAGAGATCTTGTTAAtgtaacaacagaaacaaaactgaaaGATCTACAGATACAAATGCAGATCTCGAGTTAA